Below is a genomic region from Pseudomonas berkeleyensis.
CAGCGTGCAGTTGTCGGCAGCCAACGCCGATGTCGTGCGCCTGCTGCAACAGACCAGCGAGCGCCTGCGCCAGGAGCTGGTCGGGCAGAACTTCGTGCAGGTCAACGTGCAGGTTTCCGCCGATGCGCAGGGCGGCCGCCAGCAGGGGCAGGCGCAGCATCAGGCCTGGCTCGGCGAGGAGCCGGTACGGGCCGCGCATATCAATGGGGCCGATGACGGTCGCCACAACCCGGATTCGATCAGCGACGTGCTGGTCACCGTCTAACCCTTGCGAGTGAATCGAGAAGCCTCATGACAATGCCGCGGATCATCCTGCTACTGCTTATCTTCAACACCCTGGTGGTGATCGGCAGCTCCGTCTTCAACTACGCCACGATGCGCTCGATGCAATCGGGACAGCCGCTGTTCGGCCTGTCCAGCACCGGCGAGGAGGAGGAAGAGGCCACCAGCGAATACCGTTTCTTCCCCATCGAGAAGGTCATCGTCAGCCTCAAGGGCGACAGCCGCGAGCATTACTTCGTGCTCGATCTGGTGCTGCAGGCCGAGCTCGAAACCGATCCGAAGAAGCTCGAACAGATCGACCCGATGGTGCGCAACTCGGTGGTCGCCCACCTGTCCGCGATGACCTTCGAGAAGCTGCGCGGCATGCCCATCCCCGAGTTGCAGAGCACGCTGGAAAGCGCGCTGTTCGATGACTTCGCCAGCAAGAAGCTGGCGATGCCATTCGCCAACGTGCTGGTCAGCAAGCTGATCGTCCAGTAGAGAGCAGACCCTGCCCATGAACGCCACCTGCGCCATCGACTACCGCTACGCCGCCGAACAGGGCGGAGCCGCGCTGTTCGCTCCCGGAGCCGAGCAGAAGTGGCTGTTGCAGTACCTGCCGCTGGTCAAGCGCATCGTCAGCCAGCTGGCGTTGCAGGCCAATCAGGTGCTCGACCGCGAGGACATGGAGCAGATCGGCCTGATGGGCCTGCTCGACAGCCTGCGCCGCTACGGCACGCCGGACGAGCAGTTCGGTCGTTTCGCCGCGCTGCGGGTACGTGGCGC
It encodes:
- a CDS encoding flagellar basal body-associated FliL family protein — translated: MTMPRIILLLLIFNTLVVIGSSVFNYATMRSMQSGQPLFGLSSTGEEEEEATSEYRFFPIEKVIVSLKGDSREHYFVLDLVLQAELETDPKKLEQIDPMVRNSVVAHLSAMTFEKLRGMPIPELQSTLESALFDDFASKKLAMPFANVLVSKLIVQ